One window from the genome of Myxocyprinus asiaticus isolate MX2 ecotype Aquarium Trade chromosome 30, UBuf_Myxa_2, whole genome shotgun sequence encodes:
- the LOC127421438 gene encoding 1-acylglycerol-3-phosphate O-acyltransferase ABHD5, whose amino-acid sequence MRTDQEDLVFSTRRLRWISSWLPSWCPTSLSQLEKAENRILKPISVKFTRGHVPISNGNYIWTLGFNETKSSSYHSGLPASGVGDLQQVPLVLLHGFGGGVGLWVKNLPALTKGGRPVYALDLLGFGRSSRPIFGSDPSEAEEQFVQSLEDWRQAEGLEHMILLGHDLGGYVSTAYALKYPHRLKHLLLVEPWGFSARPNDQESERWIPIWIKAIGAAMNPFNPLGPLRLAGPLGPLLLQALRSDFKQKYASLFEDDTVADYIYHVNVQMPSGETAFKNMTIPYGWPQNPMMERVGMISPSLPLSFIYGSRSNIDGQSGKAIQEIRTNSHTEIIAIQGAGHYVFADQSDDFNQAVLKICNNVRDIINI is encoded by the exons ATGAGAACGGATCAAGAGGATCTTGTATTTTCAACAAGGAG ATTACGGTGGATCTCCAGTTGGCTGCCCTCCTGGTGCCCAACCTCTCTCTCTCAGCTTGAAAAAGCAGAAAACAGAATCCTAAAGC CCATCAGTGTCAAGTTTACACGAGGACATGTTCCCATATCTAATGGCAACTACATCTGGACTCTCGGCTTCAATGAAACAAAGAGCTCATCCTACCATTCAGGTCTCCCAGCCTCTGGGGTTGGAGACCTGCAGCAGGTCCCACTAGTGCTCCTGCATGGTTTTGGTGGTGGAGTGGGTCTCTGGGTTAAAAACCTACCTGCCCTTACAAAGGGAGGAAGGCCTGTATACGCACTAGACCTGCTGGGTTTTGGCCGCAGCAGTCGACCAATTTTTGGCAGTGACCCCAGTGAAGCAGAGGAGCAGTTTGTACAATCATTGGAGGACTGGAGACAGGCAGAAGGTTTGGAACATATGATTCTCCTCGGCCATGATCTTGGAGGTTATGTGTCCACTGCCTATGCCCTGAAATATCCTCAcag ATTGAAGCACTTGTTGTTGGTGGAACCATGGGGTTTTTCAGCAAGACCGAATGATCAGGAATCAGAGCGTTGGATTCCCATTTGGATTAAAGCCATTGGTGCTGCAATGAATCCTTTCAACCCTCTTGGTCCACTTAGGCTGGCAGGACCATTGG GTCCTTTGTTGCTACAGGCTTTGCGTTCAGATTTTAAGCAGAAATATGCTTCTCTATTTGAGGATGACACAGTGGCTGATTACATATACCATGTGAATGTGCAGATGCCCAG TGGAGagacagcatttaaaaatatgaCGATCCCATATGGATGGCCCCAGAACCCCATGATGGAGCGTGTAGGGATGATCAGTCCCTCTCTTCCTTTGTCTTTTATCTACGGATCCCGTTCAAACATTGATGGCCAGTCAGGAAAAGCCATCCAAGAAATCAGAACAAACTCACATACAGAAATCATA GCCATTCAGGGTGCAGGTCATTACGTATTTGCGGACCAATCAGATGACTTTAACCAGGCTGTGCTCAAGATATGTAACAATGTCAGAGACATCATCAATATATAG
- the LOC127421440 gene encoding 60S ribosomal protein L14-like yields MVFKRFVEIGRVAFVAFGPHEGKLVAIVDVIDQNRALVDGPCTGVKRQAMPFKCLQLTDYVIKVPHSARQKYVRRAWEKAEINKKWAESSWAKKIEARKKRAMMSDFDRYKVMKAKKMRNSIIKHEMKKLQKAATAQKKA; encoded by the exons ATG GTGTTTAAGCGCTTTGTCGAAATCGGCCGCGTTGCCTTCGTTGCATTTGGTCCGCACGAGGGCAAGCTGGTGGCAATTGTTGATGTCATTGACCAAAACAGG GCACTGGTAGATGGCCCATGCACTGGAGTAAAGAGACAGGCTATGCCATTCAAGTGCTTGCAGCTCACTGACTATGTCATCAAAGTACCTCACAG TGCCCGTCAGAAGTATGTGAGACGTGCCTGGGAAAAGGCAGAGATAAACAAAAAGTGGGCAGAAAGCAGCTGGGCCAAGAAAATTGAGGCCAGAAAAAAG AGGGCCATGATGTCTGACTTTGATCGCTACAAGGTGATGAAGGCCAAGAAAATG AGGAACAGTATCATTAAACACGAGATGAAGAAGCTCCAGAAAGCTGCTACAGCACAAAAGAAAGCATAA
- the sgo1 gene encoding shugoshin 1 isoform X1: MVRERVVQRKSFQESLDDIKDKMKEKRNKRLASALTANRGLSKLKIKNTATVQPFVLKSVQVNNKALALALQTEREKVRQAQGVILQLKKERQALIFHLLMLKRTLRDRGAVESAQISPPVEKSSPSPPHPISPRPVHVVETHPAEPLKEPTFSTSTESVSGCRGDRQVSLPPTVGIRRKKRSENVRRQSSCFESVGKCVTDVMEPCFPEEKREETVNSRQGVGLSTELEDICNKVDVVGQKTQPNLNMCAPDSLNTELEISELSAIQHSTPEPPQRTTRQPKKKTTQAAPRPKPERGRKPDRALLKKPWENPKPRARSKSRDRSQSRARVAPPPADRLNSSLGGNDTFDFDCEEAIHLTPFKAGNKAVEKPSPDAPVKEVTPNPGAVETNNSSSEDEQDADDSPYVPKRKSRRACSPPPRRARSKRRSNQEARKNRVRENTALKQHHVEIVHTEENKTEIKDTGPHLPDALDSGPLFPESPVCVTPENFSQSEPTQEIYQAPPATVAVESPTPVTPGGEVELMMIDCPIFEFPKCPSNSSDQENKMPLVMNRGRRKGGLVVRSFLGLGLSDVTNLSPAAYQKPLSTQVTPQSSTRKRRCTSTINYKEPSISSKLRRGDKFTDTRFLRSPVFKQKPTSRRSSIKKMEKYNESFVGCR; encoded by the exons ATGGTTCGGGAGCGGGTGGTGCAAAGGAAGTCTTTCCAGGAAAGTCTGGACGACATCAAGGACAAGATGAAGGAGAAAAGAAACAAGCGTCTCGCCAGCGCTTTAACTGCGAATCGCGGCCTGTCAAAGCTGAAGATCAAAAACACGG CTACAGTGCAGCCATTTGTGCTGAAGAGTGTCCAGGTGAACAACAAAGCTCTTGCATTAGCCCTGCAGACAGAGAGGGAGAAGGTAAGGCAGGCACAGGGAGTCATTCTGCAGTTAAAGAAAGAGAGACAAGCGCTTATCTTCCACCTGTTGATGCTGAAGAGGACGCTGAGAGATCGGGGAGCCGTGGAAAGCGCTCAG ATTTCTCCTCCTGTGGAGAAAAGTTCACCAAGTCCGCCTCACCCCATCAGTCCAAG GCCTGTACATGTTGTAGAGACTCACCCAGCAGAGCCCCTCAAAGAGCCGACATTTTCTACAAGCACTG AATCTGTGTCTGGTTGCCGTGGTGACAGACAGGTTTCATTGCCCCCTACAGTAGGAATAAGACGAAAGAAACGCTCTGAGAATGTGCGGAGACAGAGCTCATGTTTTGAATCCGTAGGGAAATGTGTTACAGATGTAATGGAACCCTGTTTCCCTGAGGAAAAAAGAGAAGAGACTGTCAACAGTAGACAAGGAGTGGGGCTTAGCACCGaattggaggacatttgtaaCAAAGTGGATGTTGTTGGACAGAAAACACAGCCGAATTTGAATATGTGTGCGCCTGACAGTCTTAACACAGAGTTAGAGATTTCTGAGCTTTCAGCTATCCAGCATTCAACGCCTGAGCCCCCTCAACGGACCACCAGACAACCCAAGAAAAAAACAACTCAAGCAGCCCCTCGGCCCAAACCAGAGAGAGGACGCAAACCAGACCGAGCCCTACTGAAGAAGCCATGGGAAAACCCCAAACCACGAGCTCGCTCGAAAAGCCGAGACCGTTCGCAGAGTCGAGCTCGAGTGGCTCCACCGCCTGCCGATCGGCTTAACTCCTCGCTGGGTGGCAATGACACCTTTGACTTTGACTGTGAGGAGGCAATCCATCTAACGCCTTTCAAAGCAGGGAACAAAGCTGTGGAGAAACCATCACCCGATGCTCCGGTTAAAGAGGTCACACCCAATCCTGGTGCTGTGGAGACCAACAACAGTTCCTCAGAAGACGAGCAGGATGCAGATGACAGCCCTTACGTACCAAAAAGGAAATCCAGGAGAGCTTGTAGTCCGCCACCTAGACGAGCTCGCTCCAAAAGACGGTCTAATCAAGAGGCCAGAAAGAACAGAGTGAGAGAAAATACTGCCCTAAAGCAGCACCATGTTGAAATAGTGCACACAG aagaaaataaGACTGAAATTAAAGATACTGGCCCACATCTCCCAGATGCTCTTGATTCAGGCCCTCTGTTTCCAGAGTCACCAGTCTGTGTTACTCCTGAGAATTTTAGCCAATCAGAGCCAACCCAAGAGATCTATCAAG CTCCACCTGCTACAGTGGCAGTAGAGTCTCCCACCCCCGTTACCCCTGGTGGAGAGGTGGAACTTATGATGATTGACTGCCCAATATTTGAATTTCCAAAGTGTCCTAGCAACTCATCTGATCAGGAGAATAAAATGCCTTTGGTGATGAATAGGGGTAGGAGAAAAG GTGGGCTGGTTGTTCGCTCCTTTCTGGGCTTGGGTTTGAGTGATGTGACAAATCTGTCCCCTGCAGCCTATCAGAAGCCCTTGTCTACTCAAGTCACGCCTCAGTCCTCCACTCGCAAGCGGCGCTGCACGAGCACCATCAACTACAAGGAGCCATCAATCAGTTC aaaacTTAGACGTGGTGACAAATTCACAGACACACGTTTCCTGCGGTCCCCTGTCTTCAAGCAGAAACCAACATCCCGTCGgagttcaattaaaaaaatggagAAATATAATGAGTCTTTTGTTGGCTGTCGTTAA
- the sgo1 gene encoding shugoshin 1 isoform X2, with amino-acid sequence MVRERVVQRKSFQESLDDIKDKMKEKRNKRLASALTANRGLSKLKIKNTATVQPFVLKSVQVNNKALALALQTEREKVRQAQGVILQLKKERQALIFHLLMLKRTLRDRGAVESAQISPPVEKSSPSPPHPISPRPVHVVETHPAEPLKEPTFSTSTESVSGCRGDRQVSLPPTVGIRRKKRSENVRRQSSCFESVGKCVTDVMEPCFPEEKREETVNSRQGVGLSTELEDICNKVDVVGQKTQPNLNMCAPDSLNTELEISELSAIQHSTPEPPQRTTRQPKKKTTQAAPRPKPERGRKPDRALLKKPWENPKPRARSKSRDRSQSRARVAPPPADRLNSSLGGNDTFDFDCEEAIHLTPFKAGNKAVEKPSPDAPVKEVTPNPGAVETNNSSSEDEQDADDSPYVPKRKSRRACSPPPRRARSKRRSNQEARKNRVRENTALKQHHVEIVHTEENKTEIKDTGPHLPDALDSGPLFPESPVCVTPENFSQSEPTQEIYQAPPATVAVESPTPVTPGGEVELMMIDCPIFEFPKCPSNSSDQENKMPLVMNRGGLVVRSFLGLGLSDVTNLSPAAYQKPLSTQVTPQSSTRKRRCTSTINYKEPSISSKLRRGDKFTDTRFLRSPVFKQKPTSRRSSIKKMEKYNESFVGCR; translated from the exons ATGGTTCGGGAGCGGGTGGTGCAAAGGAAGTCTTTCCAGGAAAGTCTGGACGACATCAAGGACAAGATGAAGGAGAAAAGAAACAAGCGTCTCGCCAGCGCTTTAACTGCGAATCGCGGCCTGTCAAAGCTGAAGATCAAAAACACGG CTACAGTGCAGCCATTTGTGCTGAAGAGTGTCCAGGTGAACAACAAAGCTCTTGCATTAGCCCTGCAGACAGAGAGGGAGAAGGTAAGGCAGGCACAGGGAGTCATTCTGCAGTTAAAGAAAGAGAGACAAGCGCTTATCTTCCACCTGTTGATGCTGAAGAGGACGCTGAGAGATCGGGGAGCCGTGGAAAGCGCTCAG ATTTCTCCTCCTGTGGAGAAAAGTTCACCAAGTCCGCCTCACCCCATCAGTCCAAG GCCTGTACATGTTGTAGAGACTCACCCAGCAGAGCCCCTCAAAGAGCCGACATTTTCTACAAGCACTG AATCTGTGTCTGGTTGCCGTGGTGACAGACAGGTTTCATTGCCCCCTACAGTAGGAATAAGACGAAAGAAACGCTCTGAGAATGTGCGGAGACAGAGCTCATGTTTTGAATCCGTAGGGAAATGTGTTACAGATGTAATGGAACCCTGTTTCCCTGAGGAAAAAAGAGAAGAGACTGTCAACAGTAGACAAGGAGTGGGGCTTAGCACCGaattggaggacatttgtaaCAAAGTGGATGTTGTTGGACAGAAAACACAGCCGAATTTGAATATGTGTGCGCCTGACAGTCTTAACACAGAGTTAGAGATTTCTGAGCTTTCAGCTATCCAGCATTCAACGCCTGAGCCCCCTCAACGGACCACCAGACAACCCAAGAAAAAAACAACTCAAGCAGCCCCTCGGCCCAAACCAGAGAGAGGACGCAAACCAGACCGAGCCCTACTGAAGAAGCCATGGGAAAACCCCAAACCACGAGCTCGCTCGAAAAGCCGAGACCGTTCGCAGAGTCGAGCTCGAGTGGCTCCACCGCCTGCCGATCGGCTTAACTCCTCGCTGGGTGGCAATGACACCTTTGACTTTGACTGTGAGGAGGCAATCCATCTAACGCCTTTCAAAGCAGGGAACAAAGCTGTGGAGAAACCATCACCCGATGCTCCGGTTAAAGAGGTCACACCCAATCCTGGTGCTGTGGAGACCAACAACAGTTCCTCAGAAGACGAGCAGGATGCAGATGACAGCCCTTACGTACCAAAAAGGAAATCCAGGAGAGCTTGTAGTCCGCCACCTAGACGAGCTCGCTCCAAAAGACGGTCTAATCAAGAGGCCAGAAAGAACAGAGTGAGAGAAAATACTGCCCTAAAGCAGCACCATGTTGAAATAGTGCACACAG aagaaaataaGACTGAAATTAAAGATACTGGCCCACATCTCCCAGATGCTCTTGATTCAGGCCCTCTGTTTCCAGAGTCACCAGTCTGTGTTACTCCTGAGAATTTTAGCCAATCAGAGCCAACCCAAGAGATCTATCAAG CTCCACCTGCTACAGTGGCAGTAGAGTCTCCCACCCCCGTTACCCCTGGTGGAGAGGTGGAACTTATGATGATTGACTGCCCAATATTTGAATTTCCAAAGTGTCCTAGCAACTCATCTGATCAGGAGAATAAAATGCCTTTGGTGATGAATAGGG GTGGGCTGGTTGTTCGCTCCTTTCTGGGCTTGGGTTTGAGTGATGTGACAAATCTGTCCCCTGCAGCCTATCAGAAGCCCTTGTCTACTCAAGTCACGCCTCAGTCCTCCACTCGCAAGCGGCGCTGCACGAGCACCATCAACTACAAGGAGCCATCAATCAGTTC aaaacTTAGACGTGGTGACAAATTCACAGACACACGTTTCCTGCGGTCCCCTGTCTTCAAGCAGAAACCAACATCCCGTCGgagttcaattaaaaaaatggagAAATATAATGAGTCTTTTGTTGGCTGTCGTTAA